A DNA window from Mycolicibacter hiberniae contains the following coding sequences:
- a CDS encoding M1 family metallopeptidase: MSKPAKIPATPAPAAVGDPYLPDSGNGGYRVSRYELDLEYRVSSNRLAGTATITAVALAALREITLDLADTLSVAKVWINGRPPARFATSAAKLRITLAATVPAGAALVISVRYSGSPRPSETVWGEVGFEELSDGALVSGQPNGAPTWFPCDDHPCAKASYRIQISTESSYYALANGELISRRVRATRTTWTYDQPEPTPTYLITLQIGRYVTRRVPGSAVAIRAVLPARLQTEFERDFARQSQMMQLFVQLFGPYPLAAGYTVLVTDDDLEIPLEAQGISIFGANHCNGRGSSTRLIAHELAHQWFGNSVTVRRWSDIWLHEGFACYAEWLWSEHSGGPSADQLARRYHRQLTGLPQDLLLADPGPVEMFDDRVYKRGALTLHVLRGRLGDDAFFALLRDWTSRYRHSNAGTEDFTALAAGYSAQPLQSFWQAWLYSTAVPGLSALR, encoded by the coding sequence CGTTACGAACTGGACTTGGAGTACAGGGTCAGCAGTAACCGGCTGGCGGGCACCGCGACCATCACCGCGGTTGCACTGGCCGCGCTGCGCGAAATCACCCTGGACCTCGCCGACACGCTGTCGGTGGCAAAGGTATGGATCAACGGCAGGCCGCCGGCCCGGTTCGCCACCTCGGCGGCCAAGCTGCGAATCACCCTGGCCGCCACGGTGCCAGCCGGTGCCGCCCTGGTGATCTCGGTCCGGTATTCCGGATCGCCGCGTCCCAGCGAAACCGTTTGGGGGGAAGTAGGTTTCGAGGAGCTCTCCGATGGCGCCCTGGTCTCGGGTCAGCCCAATGGCGCACCGACATGGTTTCCCTGCGACGACCATCCCTGCGCCAAGGCCAGCTACCGGATCCAGATCAGCACCGAAAGCTCCTACTACGCGCTCGCCAACGGCGAACTGATCTCGCGGCGGGTCCGCGCCACCCGCACCACCTGGACCTACGACCAGCCGGAGCCCACGCCCACCTATCTGATCACCCTGCAGATCGGCCGGTACGTGACCCGCCGGGTACCCGGGTCGGCCGTAGCCATTCGGGCGGTGCTGCCCGCCCGCCTGCAGACCGAGTTCGAGCGGGATTTCGCACGCCAGTCGCAGATGATGCAGCTGTTTGTGCAACTGTTCGGGCCCTACCCGCTGGCGGCCGGCTACACGGTGCTGGTGACCGACGACGACCTGGAGATCCCCCTGGAGGCCCAAGGGATTTCGATCTTCGGCGCCAACCACTGCAACGGCCGCGGCTCGTCGACGCGGCTGATCGCCCACGAGTTGGCCCACCAGTGGTTCGGAAACAGCGTCACCGTGCGGCGCTGGAGCGACATCTGGCTGCACGAAGGATTCGCCTGCTACGCCGAGTGGCTGTGGTCAGAGCATTCCGGTGGGCCGAGCGCCGACCAACTGGCCCGGCGCTACCACCGACAGTTGACCGGCTTGCCGCAGGATCTGCTGTTGGCCGATCCCGGACCGGTCGAGATGTTCGACGACCGGGTGTACAAACGCGGCGCGCTCACCCTGCACGTGCTGCGCGGCCGACTGGGCGACGACGCCTTCTTCGCCTTACTGCGCGACTGGACCTCGCGCTACCGCCACAGCAACGCCGGCACTGAGGATTTCACCGCGCTGGCCGCCGGATACAGCGCACAACCGCTGCAGTCGTTCTGGCAGGCCTGGCTGTATTCCACTGCCGTTCCCGGGCTGTCGGCACTCCGCTGA